The following is a genomic window from Streptomyces lincolnensis.
GATGGTGTCGCCGACCTTGGACTGACGGACGTCCTTCACACCGGTGATGATGTAGCCGACCTCGCCGACGCCGATGCCGTCGGCCGGTGTCATCTCGGGGGACGAGACGCCGATCTCCAGCAGCTCGTGCGTGGCGCCGGTCGACATCATCTTGATGCGCTCGCGCTTGTTGAGCTGGCCGTCGATCACACGGACGTAGGTGACCACGCCCCGGTAGGAGTCGTAGACCGAGTCGAAGATCATCGCGCGGGCGGGGGCGTCCTTGACGCCGACCGGGGCCGGGACGTCGCGGACGACCCGGTCCAGGAGCGCGTCCACGCCCAGGCCGGTCTTCGCCGAGACCTTGAGCACGTCCTCCGGCTGGCAGCCGATGAGGTTGGCGAGCTCCTCGGAGAACTTCTCCGGCTGCGCGGCCGGCAGGTCGATCTTGTTCAGTACGGGGATGATCTTGAGGTCGTTCTCCATCGCCAGGTAGAGGTTGGCGAGGGTCTGGGCCTCGATGCCCTGGGCGGCGTCGACGAGGAGCACGGTGCCCTCGCAGGCCGCGAGCGACCGCGAGACCTCGTAGGTGAAGTCGACGTGCCCCGGGGTGTCGATCATGTTGAGGATGTGCGTGTTGCTCTTGTCATGGGTGGGAGCCCACGGCAGACGCACCGCCTGCGACTTGATCGTGATGCCGCGCTCGCGCTCGATGTCCATCCGGTCGAGGTACTGAGCACGCATCTGCCGCTGCTCGACCACGCCGGTCAGCTGGAGCATCCGGTCGGCGAGCGTGGACTTGCCGTGGTCGATGTGCGCGATGATGCAGAAATTGCGGATCAGAGCCGGGGCGGTGCGGCTCGGTTCGGGCACATGGCTAGGGATCGCGGGCACGCAGGGTCCTGATTCTTGAGGTGTCCGCAGCCGTCTGCGGTCTCGGGTCGGAACGATCGGGTCTATACGTAGGCTCCATGGTCCCACGGGCGGCGACCGGGGACCGGTTTGGGCCATTCTCCGGGCCACTGGTACCGTGGGGGGCTGTGCCTCATGCCCTCTCAGCGCGAGGCGCACCCCAAGAAAAATCACCGGTGCGGGTCCCCTGCGGCCCCGTACCAGAACCTGTAGAGGCTTATTCGTGGCGAACATCAAGTCCCAGATCAAGCGGATCAAGACCAACGAGAAGGCCCGGCTGCGCAACAAGGCCGTCAAGTCCTCCCTGAAGACCGCGATCCGCAAGGCCCGCGAGGCCGCTGCCGCGGGTGACGTCGAGAAGGCCACCGAGTACCAGCGCGCTGCCGCGCGTCAGCTCGACAAGGCCGTCGCCAAGGGCGTCATCCACAAGAACCAGGCCGCCAACAAGAAGTCGGCGCTTGCTTCCAAGGTCGCGCCCCTCAAGGGCTGATTCCTTCTGATCTGACCGCCGGAAGGACCCGAGCGGGCCCTCTCTCATCCGCTCCCGACCGGCACCCCAGGGCCACGCGCGGCCTGCGTTCGCCACGCGGGCGTGACCCGACAGCTTCATACCGAAGGCCCCGCCTCCCAGCCCTTCCAGGGTGGACGGCGGGGCCTTCGGTCTGTTCCCGGACGGCTACGCCCAGAACTCGTTGTTCTTGTCGATGTCCTCGACGCACTCGTCGAGGTCGGTGATCTTGTCGCCGACGATCCGGAAGACGATGCATCCCGTGTCGTCCAGTCGCCGGCCCTGGCGCTCCGCCGTGACCCGGCACATGCCGACCGCGTGACCGCGGCCGTCGACACAGATGCCGAGCATCTCCAGACGCATCGACCCAGCGGTCTCCTCGCCCATCCGCCGGTACATGTCGATGATCGCGTCCTGGCCCTTGAAATCACCCGAGAGCGGGTGGGTGCCGGGCACGTGGTGCGTGGCGTCCTTCGCGATCAGTTCACGCAGGGTGTCCATGTCCCCGCGGGAGAATGCCTCGAAGCCCTTGCGGACGAGCGCTGCGTGCGGGTGTTCAGCCATGACGATCGCCACCTTTCCGTGTTCGGCGAGGTGCGGCTGATACGGACGATTCTCCTCCCGGCCGGGGCTATCCGCGCCCTCTCGACCGCGCCGCCCGCGCGATGGCCACGACCGCCTTCTCCAAGGCGTACTCGGGGTCGTCCCCGCCGCCCTTCACTCCCGCGTCGGCCTCGGCGACGGCCCGCAGCGCGACGGACACGCCGTCCGGCGTCCAACCCCGCATCTGCTGCCGCACCCGGTCGATCTTCCACGGCGGCATCCCCAGCTCCCGCGCGAGATCCGCCGGCCTGCCACCCCGGGCGGACGACAGCTTCCCGATGGCCCGCACCCCCTGCGCCAGCGCACTGGTGATCATCACCGGCGCCACCCCGGTCGCCAGCGACCATCTGAGCGCCTCCAGCGCCTCCGCGGCCCGGCCCTCCACCGCCCGGTCGGCGACGGTGAAGCTCGACGCCTCGGCCCGCCCGGTGTAGTAGCGCCCGACGACGGCCTCGTCGATCGTCCCCTCGACGTCGGCGACCAGCTGGGACACGGCGGAAGCCAGCTCCCGCAGATCACTGCCGATCGCGTCGACCAGCGTCTGGCAGGCCTCGGGCGTGGCGGACCGTCCCACCGCCCGGAACTCCTGCCGGACGAAGGCCAGCCGGTCCGCCGGCTTCGTCATCTTCGGGCACGCCACCTCCCGCGCCCCCACCTTGCGCGCGGCGTCCAGCAGTCCTTTGCCCTTGGCTCCGCCCGCGTGCAGCAGCACGAGCGTGATCTCCTCGGCGGGTGCCCCGAGGTACGCCTTCACGTCCTTGATCGTGTCGGCCGACAGATCCTGCGCGTTCCGGACGACGACGACCTTCCGCTCCGCGAACAGCGAGGGGCTCGTCAGCTCGGCGAGCGTCCCGGGCTGCAACTGGTCCGACGTCAGGTCACGTACGTCCGTGTCGGCGTCGGAGGCCCGGGCAGCGGCCACCACCTCCTGCACGGCACGATCGAGCAGCAGGTCCTCCTGGCCCACGGCGAGCGTCACCGGGGCGAGAGGGTCGTCATTCGCAGTCTTCCTGGCCATCGCGCCAAGCATGGCATGCGCCACTGACAACGGGGGCGGCCGGTCGAGGTCGGGTGAGGCATCGGGTGAGACGTGGGGTGCGCCCTCGTCACGCCTGCCCCGCGGCGACGAGGGTGCACAGAGCGATCAGCATGAGG
Proteins encoded in this region:
- the rpsT gene encoding 30S ribosomal protein S20 codes for the protein MANIKSQIKRIKTNEKARLRNKAVKSSLKTAIRKAREAAAAGDVEKATEYQRAAARQLDKAVAKGVIHKNQAANKKSALASKVAPLKG
- a CDS encoding nuclear transport factor 2 family protein — its product is MAEHPHAALVRKGFEAFSRGDMDTLRELIAKDATHHVPGTHPLSGDFKGQDAIIDMYRRMGEETAGSMRLEMLGICVDGRGHAVGMCRVTAERQGRRLDDTGCIVFRIVGDKITDLDECVEDIDKNNEFWA
- the holA gene encoding DNA polymerase III subunit delta; this translates as MARKTANDDPLAPVTLAVGQEDLLLDRAVQEVVAAARASDADTDVRDLTSDQLQPGTLAELTSPSLFAERKVVVVRNAQDLSADTIKDVKAYLGAPAEEITLVLLHAGGAKGKGLLDAARKVGAREVACPKMTKPADRLAFVRQEFRAVGRSATPEACQTLVDAIGSDLRELASAVSQLVADVEGTIDEAVVGRYYTGRAEASSFTVADRAVEGRAAEALEALRWSLATGVAPVMITSALAQGVRAIGKLSSARGGRPADLARELGMPPWKIDRVRQQMRGWTPDGVSVALRAVAEADAGVKGGGDDPEYALEKAVVAIARAARSRGRG